From the genome of Natrinema marinum:
CCGGTTCGGTGGCTTGACCGCGGCCGGCATCGAGATACCGACGCCAGCACGCGATCGCGCTACTCCGATGACCGACGGCGAGTATCGACGACGCGCGCACGGCCGTCGGCTACGCGAATCTCGACGCCAGCCGGCAGCGTGTCGGCGTCCGTCGGCGTGAGCAACACGAGCGCACCGTCGCCGGTCTCGACCAGCCGTCGGTCGGGTCGTCGCTGCCGGACACAGAGCCGCCACTCGCCCGTTCGGTGGCGCTCCCGGACCTGCCAGTCGGTGTAATACCGGCCGTCGGACCCGACGTAGAGGGTCTCGAACGGGCGGGTTACCATGCGACATCCGGGCGGGATACCCGGTCTAACGGCGGCGTCCGAACGCTCATCGTCATCGTCGGTGAAAGCGGACGCGACACCGCCATCGTCGCTCGGGTTCATATGGATGAATTTTAAGAAATCGTGACCATCAGGCCGACGTGAATTCGCCAGCGGTCGGAGTAGTGACGGCCGCCGGCGATCGATATCGGGCCCTTGCAGCTGTCCGTTCCCGTGTCGAGCTCAATACTCGTCGGTCTCGAAGAACTCGCCGAGCACGGCTTTGAGCCCCTTTCGGAGGTGCTGGTGCATCGTCGGCGGCGAGATATCCATGGCGTCAGCGACCTCCTCGCCGGTGCTCTCGCGCGGCCAGTCGAAGAAGCCGCCGTAGTACGCGAGTCGCAACGTCGTCAGCTGGCGGTCCGTGAGCCGGTCGAGAATCCGGTTTCGGCGCTCGGCGGCCGTCCGAACCGGGCGGTCGACCTCGCGCCGGGCGATCAGTTGCGTGTTCTCGTAGACGTGGGTCAGCGCCTCCGCGATCTCTCGCACGTCGGCGCTCTGTGGCACCTCGACGAGACAGTTCCCGACGCCGTCTTCGACCGTCACGTCACGGATCGTCGCCCCGTGGTTCGCGAGCGTTCGGACGCCAGACTCCGAGAGGCGCATCTCGATCGTACAGCCCTCCTCCCCGTCGTAGATGAGCCGACACTCCTCGACGGAATCGTGGGCCATCGCCTCCTCGAGGACCGTCTCGCCGTCGAGGTCCTCGATAGTCACGTACTGAAAGCTGCGACCCTCGGCGGTTTTGCCGGCCCACTCGAGCTCGCAGGTACAGCCGTACTCCGCCGACAGATCGAACGAGAACGTTGCGCCGTCGTCGATCCGGAACTCGAGTTCGACGACGGTGTCTGCAAAGAGCAGCTGTCGGTTCTTCACCGCCATGATGGTGAAGCCGATCGTCTCCCCGAGCAGGCGAAAGCCCGCTCGCTCGCGCTCGCTGAAGGCGTCGTCGCGGCTCGCGAGGACGGTGAGCACGCCGTAGGTCGCGTCCTCGTGCGTGATCGGCACGGCGATCGCGGATCGCACGTCGTCTTCGCGGGCCGCCTCCCTGACCGGTTCGGGAACGAACTCGTCGTCGAGGATCCGGTTGGTCGTGCGGAGTTCGCCGGTTCGTGCCGCTTCCGTGGCCGGACACTCACAGCCGACGGTGCTGTCGCCGACGAGGTCCAGTGAGGCGGTGGCTTCGCCCGCACCGGTGCGATAGGCGAGCCGTCCGTCGCCCGTTCGTTCGGCGATCCACGAGCCACAGTATAGCTCCGAGTCGACGAGTTGCTCGCAGACCTCCTGCTCGACGGCGTCCCGCGCCGGCGCCTCGACCAGTGTCTCGATCACCTGCCGAACGACGGCGTTGATCCGATTGAGCGTCTCGAGTTGATCCTGCCGCGATCGGAGCTTGCGTTCTCGCTGGACCCGCTCGGTGATATCGCGGGCGAGCCAGACGACCGCCCGTCGGCCGCGGATCCGCTGTTCGATCGGAACGACGCGACCCTCGAACTGCCGGCAGCCGTCGGTCGTCGCTACCTCGTATTCGACGGACTGCACGTCCTCGGTCCGGATCGCTCGATCGATACAGTCCTGAAGCTTCGCGGCCACCTGATCGGGGAAGGCGTCAGCCAGCGTGGTCCCGGGCAACTCGTCGGCGGAGACGGAGTAGAGGTCGGCCGAATCGGGCCGCACCTTCGCCTCGAGGTAGGTCCCGTCTTCGCCGATGACGAACGCCTCGTCGGGGAGTTCGTTCGCAAGGATCCGGTGGTACTGTCCGCCGTCGCCGTCCGACGCCGGCCGCGAGCGGATCGTCGAGACGATGCGGTCGATCGGGTCCTCGTCGCGTTCCGTCGGAACGTATTCGGTCGCATCGGCCCGAAGCGCGACCGTCGCGAGCCGCTCGCTTCCCTCTCGCGGGGCGACGATCGTCGGCACCGCCGGCATGCGGGCGTGAACGCGTTGCAAAATCGTCTGGATTTCGCCCGGGCAGTCGAGTTCGACGACGACGGCGCCGGGTACGATCGTATCCGGATCCTCGCCGGACGCCGGAGCCGGCGGCGAGCGGTCGGCGGACGCCGCCGTCTCGTCGGGCTCCCCACGAGGCGATGCACCGTCGGTCGACGCCCCGGGTCCGTCGTCCGTCGGTCGACCGATGGTCTCGAGCACCTCGGGCGCGGGAACGGTCCGAACGTCGCGATCGATCGCACCCTCGAGTCGCGTCCGGAGATAGCTCTGATCTGCCGCTGCGTCGATCACGATGACGATCGGTTTCGCTCGGTGTGGTGTAGTCATCCGTCTTCGTTCCCCCTCCGCACGGTTTCTCAGGCCCGTCCGCAGTCGCTCCTTTTGTGTCGTGACACTGCCACAGAATAAAAGCCTGCTGGTTGTGCGGTAACACATCGTTCGGGATCGAATCGTTCCCACACCCGCCGAAACCGGCAGATCGATCGAGAGATACTGTCCGCCGGTCAGCGTTTCGGTCGACGACTGCGTCCGACGATCGAATCCCCCACGGGCGTACTGAACTCACGGCTCACCGCCGGCGACTATCGGTCACAGCTCGCCGCGTTCGCGGAGTTCCGCGAGCAGGTCGTCAACGAGGGTCTCGACGTCGTCGTACGGGAACTCGCCGCCGGAGGTCTTGGCGTTTAATTCCATCGCCGTCATCGAGAACTCGCCGGACTCGAACGTCGTACTCGGTCCGTCGGGAAGCGCCGGCACAAGCTCCATCGGCCCCGAGACCGGGTAGTCGGCGTCTTCGAACGCGTCGGTCAGCTGCTCACGGAGTTCGGCTTCGTCGACCATGCCGGTCACCGATTCGGCAACGGAAATAATAAATCTGCAGGGAGTTGGCGGTTCGTCGGTCGGGCCGCCCATTGCGACCGGCCGCTACAACCGACGCATGAACTCGGGCAGGATACCGCGCTCGCTCGAGTCGCCAGCCGCGGCCGGCTCGGCACCCGGCGGGTCGATCTCCCCGTCGTCGCGCGCGACGGCCGAGCCGTCGGTGCTCGCAGCGGTCCCGTCTCCCGTCGTTTCATCGGCTCTCCGGTCAGCATCGCCGTCCGCGCCGGCCTCGGACGCTGCTTCGACGGCCGCTTCGAACGCTGCCTCGGATTCGGGGCCGAAGTAGTAGGGGTCGCTCGGCGCGAGATACTCCCGAAGTTGCAGATTCGCGTAGCCGGCCAGTGCGAGCGCCGGGACGAACAGCGGCTCGATCCCGAACAGCGTCGGCCCGGCTGTCAGGATGACGAGAAACGCCGACAGCGGCGAGTAGAGGAAGAACGCGACCAGTCGAAAGGCGGCACCCACGTACGCGTCGACGACGTACGTGTAGAGCCCGTACGCGCCCACGATCAGCCCGAGGTCGGCGTAGAGGCCCACCAAGAGACCGACATCGCCGGCGACCAGTCCGTGGACGTGTACCGCGATCGCGGCGGTAAACACCGTCGTTCGATTGACGTAGGTCTCGTCCAGGGCCATCCCGGCGACGAGGACCGCAAGCTGGACCAGCGGCGCTGCGATCCACCACGGGAGGGAAGTGAGGATAACACCCCAGTACGCATCGATCACGGTGACTCGTGTGAGTGAATCCGGTCCGGTCCCTTTAACGTTCGTTCCGTTTCGAGACTCGATACGCCTCGAGACCGACCGAGCGCACTGCGATGGGACGCGCCCGATACGTAGCTCTCCGGACAGGTCTCCGTAACAGTAATTAACGAGCGGCCGAAATACCTCGGCATGGCGAAGGATACCGTCAGGTACCCTGACGACGTGGTCGCAAAGATCGACCAGCTCGTCGACGACGGTATGTTCGAAAGCAAATCCGAGTTCTATCGGTTCTCCGCGGAGTACGTTCTCACCTTACTCGATTCCGATCACGAGGTAAAGACCTTCAACTTCGACGAGATCAAGACCGAACTCGACATCAGCGAGCACGACCACGCCGAAGCGCTCGGGGCCGACGGCGGGACCCTCTTTCTCGACGCGGTGATCAACGTCCGCAAACACGGCCTGCGCGGTGACTACGAGGCCGCCGAACGGTTCATCGACACCCACTACGACGAGACCGACCAGGAGTGTATCATCCTCGAGGAACTGCTCGGTACCTACCGCGACGGACCGGCATAGCGCTCTCCCTTTCGGGTCCGCTACTCGAGTCGCCCGAACGGTTCGCCCAGCGCCGCCAGATCGACGTTCTCGCGAACCAGCCGCGCCGCTCGGTCGTAGGGTGTCCCGCGATTGCCGTCCGTCTCGGGCGCCGCCGACGGCTCGGCGTCGTCCTGCGCCGGCCGATCGATCCCCGCGCTCGCCGCGACGGCCTCGAGAAACGCCGTCCGCACCGATTCGTTGTCGAATAGGCCGTGCAGGTAGGTTCCCAAGACTTGTCCGCTGGCCGTGCTCGAGTCACCCAGCGGCCGCGTTACGTCCTCGAGCGCCCGGGTCCGGCCGGCGTGGATCTCGTAGCCCGACGCGGTCCCGTCGGCCCCCGACAGGAGCGGCGAGGCCGAGCCGTCGACCGGGACGGTGGTCTGCTCGAGGCGTTTGTCGTCATCGAACCGAGTCTCGACCGGCAGCAGTCCCAGCCCCTCGACGACGTCGGCGTCGCCGGTTCCCTCGAGCGCGGCGTTGGTGATCCGCTCGCCGAGCAGTTGATAGCCGCCGCAGACGCCGACGATCGGCCCGTCGAAGGCTGCGAGCGACTCGGAGAAGCCGGCCTCGTGTAGCGCCAGCAGGTCGTCGACGGTGTTCTTCGTGCCCGGCAGGACGACCGCGTCGGCGTCGACGCCCGCGAGCGGCGAAGCGGAATTGCCGTCGACCGGCACGTAGACCACCGAGACGCCCGGCTCGGCCGCCAGCGCCTCGAGGTCGGTTGCGTTCGAGATGCGGGGGAGTCGGGGCACGGCGATCCGAATCTGCCGATCCGCAGGAACGCCGTCGTCGTCGCCGACGACGCCCCGTTCTTCGCTGCCGGGGAGGCCGACGCTGTCCTCCGCCGGGAGACCGGGATCGTCGTAGGGCAACACGCCCAGAATCGGCACGCCCGTTCGGGACTCGATCTCCTCGATACCGGGCTCGAGCAGCGAGGGATCGCCCCGGAACTTCGTGATGAGCGCGCCGACGATCCGCTCGCGAAGCGCATCGGGGAC
Proteins encoded in this window:
- a CDS encoding bacterio-opsin activator domain-containing protein translates to MTTPHRAKPIVIVIDAAADQSYLRTRLEGAIDRDVRTVPAPEVLETIGRPTDDGPGASTDGASPRGEPDETAASADRSPPAPASGEDPDTIVPGAVVVELDCPGEIQTILQRVHARMPAVPTIVAPREGSERLATVALRADATEYVPTERDEDPIDRIVSTIRSRPASDGDGGQYHRILANELPDEAFVIGEDGTYLEAKVRPDSADLYSVSADELPGTTLADAFPDQVAAKLQDCIDRAIRTEDVQSVEYEVATTDGCRQFEGRVVPIEQRIRGRRAVVWLARDITERVQRERKLRSRQDQLETLNRINAVVRQVIETLVEAPARDAVEQEVCEQLVDSELYCGSWIAERTGDGRLAYRTGAGEATASLDLVGDSTVGCECPATEAARTGELRTTNRILDDEFVPEPVREAAREDDVRSAIAVPITHEDATYGVLTVLASRDDAFSERERAGFRLLGETIGFTIMAVKNRQLLFADTVVELEFRIDDGATFSFDLSAEYGCTCELEWAGKTAEGRSFQYVTIEDLDGETVLEEAMAHDSVEECRLIYDGEEGCTIEMRLSESGVRTLANHGATIRDVTVEDGVGNCLVEVPQSADVREIAEALTHVYENTQLIARREVDRPVRTAAERRNRILDRLTDRQLTTLRLAYYGGFFDWPRESTGEEVADAMDISPPTMHQHLRKGLKAVLGEFFETDEY
- a CDS encoding MTH865 family protein encodes the protein MVDEAELREQLTDAFEDADYPVSGPMELVPALPDGPSTTFESGEFSMTAMELNAKTSGGEFPYDDVETLVDDLLAELRERGEL
- a CDS encoding CopG family transcriptional regulator, with amino-acid sequence MAKDTVRYPDDVVAKIDQLVDDGMFESKSEFYRFSAEYVLTLLDSDHEVKTFNFDEIKTELDISEHDHAEALGADGGTLFLDAVINVRKHGLRGDYEAAERFIDTHYDETDQECIILEELLGTYRDGPA
- a CDS encoding cobyric acid synthase; translated protein: MTRTLLVAGTASHVGKSTVAAGLCRLLADRGIDVAPFKGQNMSNNARVVVRPDIEGQQPVESDDSDSGQWGEIGVSQFVQARAARTTPTTDCNPVLLKPRGDGESQLVVQGTAHDHVPAGSYYEEYWERAREAAAESYRRLAADNDVIVAEGAGSIGEINLHDRDLANVETAEFADADIILLVDIERGGAFASLYGTIELVPDALRERIVGALITKFRGDPSLLEPGIEEIESRTGVPILGVLPYDDPGLPAEDSVGLPGSEERGVVGDDDGVPADRQIRIAVPRLPRISNATDLEALAAEPGVSVVYVPVDGNSASPLAGVDADAVVLPGTKNTVDDLLALHEAGFSESLAAFDGPIVGVCGGYQLLGERITNAALEGTGDADVVEGLGLLPVETRFDDDKRLEQTTVPVDGSASPLLSGADGTASGYEIHAGRTRALEDVTRPLGDSSTASGQVLGTYLHGLFDNESVRTAFLEAVAASAGIDRPAQDDAEPSAAPETDGNRGTPYDRAARLVRENVDLAALGEPFGRLE